From a single Myxocyprinus asiaticus isolate MX2 ecotype Aquarium Trade chromosome 33, UBuf_Myxa_2, whole genome shotgun sequence genomic region:
- the LOC127424214 gene encoding arrestin domain-containing protein 3-like isoform X1 — translation MLSGKRRDSLSQFGELFISANIPRLLFQRLLQKAGVKITTPDILQIHLQQYTISFRLHLLFQEMTIQSFTIEYDALNDRNTFSNGDILTGRVIMEVSKKTKIKSLTVKVKGKADVAWTETHGEESVTYWDKEKYFSQTQSVLPEDKADGSVTLVAGRHVFPFAFQLPYQGLPSSFKGANGKIHYRLLAKLSRSLHAASKSETKFTFVSRADYDQTTLMAPQHGSKDKNVIFFASGNISMNIFLPKTGYQQGEGLVVNGEIINNSTRKIVPKYIIYQKQSFFAGGNRAVYTTEILKEKGDSLASSTRENLSKVLTIPSGITPTIQNCCILKVEYRLKVILDVSFTKNPMIKLPLIILPLNDRVSAKALEAGLPDLAKLNLN, via the exons ATGTTGTCAGGTAAGAGGCGTGACTCGTTAAGCCAGTTTGGTGAGCTATTCATCAGTGCGAATATCCCCAGGTTACTCTTTCAAAGACTGTTACAGAAAGCAGGAGTGAAAATTACAACTCCAGACATCCTACAAATCCATTTACAACAATATACCATCAGTTTCAGACTTCATCTGCTTTTCCAGGAGATGACAATCCAGAGCTTCACCATTGAATATGATGCCTTAAATGATCGTAACACCTTCAGTAATGGGGATATTTTGACAGGCAGAGTTATCATGGAGGTCTCAAAGAAGACGAAGATCAAGTCTCTTACTGTCAAGGTGAAAGGCAAAGCCGATGTGGCATGGACTGAGACACATGGGGAAGAAAGCGTGACCTACTGGGATAAAGAAAAGTATTTCTCACAAACTCAGTCTGTCTTACCAGAGGATAAAGCAGATG GCTCTGTCACACTTGTGGCTGGACGACATGTGTTCCCGTTTGCTTTCCAGCTTCCATACCA GGGTCTACCCTCATCTTTTAAAGGTGCAAATGGTAAAATCCACTACAGACTTTTGGCCAAGCTGAGCAGGTCTCTGCATGCTGCAAGCAAATCCGAAACAAAGTTCACCTTTGTTTCCCGAGCTGATTATGATCAGACAACACTCATG GCACCTCAGCATGGCAGTAAAGACAAGAATGTCATATTCTTTGCCTCTGGAAATATTTCTATGAATATTTTTTTGCCAAAGACAGGCTATCAGCAAG GTGAAGGGCTGGTTGTCAATGGTGAAATCATCAACAACTCAACTCGAAAAATTGTGCCAAAGTACATTATCTACCAGAAGCAGAGCTTCTTTGCTGGAGGTAACAGAGCAGTCTATACCACTGAGATTCTGAAGGAGAAGGGAGACTCTTTAGCTTCTTCCACCAGAGAGAATCTGTCTAAAGTATTAACCATTCCCTCAGGAATCACCCCCACCATCCAAAACTGTTGTATCCTCAAAGTGGAATATAGACTAAAG GTTATTTTGGATGTATCATTCACTAAAAATCCTATGATTAAACTCCCGCTGATCATCTTGCCTTTAAATGACAGAGTCTCAGCCAAAGCTCTGGAGGCAGGACTACCGGACCTGGCCAAACTAAATTTAAACTGA
- the LOC127424214 gene encoding arrestin domain-containing protein 3-like isoform X2 yields MLSGKRRDSLSQFGELFISANIPRLLFQRLLQKAGVKITTPDILQIHLQQYTISFRLHLLFQEMTIQSFTIEYDALNDRNTFSNGDILTGRVIMEVSKKTKIKSLTVKVKGKADVAWTETHGEESVTYWDKEKYFSQTQSVLPEDKADGSVTLVAGRHVFPFAFQLPYQGLPSSFKGANGKIHYRLLAKLSRSLHAASKSETKFTFVSRADYDQTTLMAPQHGSKDKNVIFFASGNISMNIFLPKTGYQQGEGLVVNGEIINNSTRKIVPKYIIYQKQSFFAGGITPTIQNCCILKVEYRLKVILDVSFTKNPMIKLPLIILPLNDRVSAKALEAGLPDLAKLNLN; encoded by the exons ATGTTGTCAGGTAAGAGGCGTGACTCGTTAAGCCAGTTTGGTGAGCTATTCATCAGTGCGAATATCCCCAGGTTACTCTTTCAAAGACTGTTACAGAAAGCAGGAGTGAAAATTACAACTCCAGACATCCTACAAATCCATTTACAACAATATACCATCAGTTTCAGACTTCATCTGCTTTTCCAGGAGATGACAATCCAGAGCTTCACCATTGAATATGATGCCTTAAATGATCGTAACACCTTCAGTAATGGGGATATTTTGACAGGCAGAGTTATCATGGAGGTCTCAAAGAAGACGAAGATCAAGTCTCTTACTGTCAAGGTGAAAGGCAAAGCCGATGTGGCATGGACTGAGACACATGGGGAAGAAAGCGTGACCTACTGGGATAAAGAAAAGTATTTCTCACAAACTCAGTCTGTCTTACCAGAGGATAAAGCAGATG GCTCTGTCACACTTGTGGCTGGACGACATGTGTTCCCGTTTGCTTTCCAGCTTCCATACCA GGGTCTACCCTCATCTTTTAAAGGTGCAAATGGTAAAATCCACTACAGACTTTTGGCCAAGCTGAGCAGGTCTCTGCATGCTGCAAGCAAATCCGAAACAAAGTTCACCTTTGTTTCCCGAGCTGATTATGATCAGACAACACTCATG GCACCTCAGCATGGCAGTAAAGACAAGAATGTCATATTCTTTGCCTCTGGAAATATTTCTATGAATATTTTTTTGCCAAAGACAGGCTATCAGCAAG GTGAAGGGCTGGTTGTCAATGGTGAAATCATCAACAACTCAACTCGAAAAATTGTGCCAAAGTACATTATCTACCAGAAGCAGAGCTTCTTTGCTGGAG GAATCACCCCCACCATCCAAAACTGTTGTATCCTCAAAGTGGAATATAGACTAAAG GTTATTTTGGATGTATCATTCACTAAAAATCCTATGATTAAACTCCCGCTGATCATCTTGCCTTTAAATGACAGAGTCTCAGCCAAAGCTCTGGAGGCAGGACTACCGGACCTGGCCAAACTAAATTTAAACTGA